Within the Medicago truncatula cultivar Jemalong A17 chromosome 4, MtrunA17r5.0-ANR, whole genome shotgun sequence genome, the region AAAGAAAGCCTTTAGGTGTTCCAACTACACGTAGATTTCAACACTTGAATATCGAGGGTAATCACATTTAAATTCGTGGGCAAATTCATGGGGTATTAATCAAATCTAACACTTCATTAGCTATGTGATATATACTAAATAAAACAGATATTAATTACCTAATTATCGGATCCAGTCCAATCTATGCAAGGATATATTCTGTACATCTGGATTCTGACTGTTCCATATCTTAATTTTACCTGTCATCGCGTGTTCTTGAATGGACCATTCAGGTCTTAGAAGCAAATCCTGCGCACGTCAAGGGTCTTTATGGTCGTGGAATGGTCTACATGGGTAATGGAGATTTTGAAGAAGCAAGGGCTGATTTCAAAATGGTAAACCTTCATACTCAACTTTCTTTAGAATATAAGGTATATTGTCATCCGTTTCTGAAGTCAATTGTTTGATTCTAAAACTGAATCAGATGCAACTGCTGCTCTTCTAAAACTGAAGCAGAAAGACCAGATGAGATTGGAATAGCCAATCAGTCATTCTCTTGTATATGGTTGAGATGTCACCAAAGGAAAGACTTTATTCTTACACGAATGTCGATTAATTCGTAGGAAGTTGAGAAGAAAGCTCGGAAACAGTTTAAAGGACTATTTGGCAAGTTGAAATTGCAGAAGTTAAAGCTAATTATGATGAAAATCAAGTCACAAGTGAAATCCTGAAAGACAGTGAGGTACAGAGAGACTCATCAGATGGAACAAATTCAGAGGATTCACATGAAACTGCACCTGATGCAGATCAAAGGGTTTGATTCTCTTACTTCTGGCCTATCGGGAGTAGAATTTTTTCATCTCTTGGGCTTCAAAATGTACCATACTATCATTTAACTCGAAGATTGGCcataattcaattttcaaatggAGGCATGTTACCAGGATTAATATTTTGCTCAGTTTTTTATATTAGCTTATATGAGGCTTACTGGCTTAGAGGTCATTGATAATTTGATCTTACTTCACTCCAATTATATTTGAACAAGATCTTAAAATGATGAACTTCGATCCCATATACAAAAACAGAAAGGATGCAGAGAATCTTAGTCTAAACAGAGTCAAATCAAAgtagaaaaaattgaaacttagTTTTATGCAATACCTTGAGAATTACACATGCAAACACCTATCACCAACCATATACAATAGAAAAGAAAACTTTATTCAAACAATTTATGCGATAAAATAATTTGACACCACTAGATCAGTATCATAGGATTTACATTTTAACTTCAGTAAGTCAGACTCAAAATACAAATTTGAAATatgaatatcaattttttattttcagcgGCTGCATGGAATCCAAATCCCTTATCACTGCGACTAAATGTCATCAATAGTCATGGCGGACTCGCGATTTTGTTCTTTGTTGGCAGCAAAAATATCATGAGACTTGACTAAAAAGAATCCAATGGTATGACCAACAACAGCAGCAATGAAGATTCCTATATTGAAAGACATAACAGCAAGCATAACCAAGTAAAGGAAACTAATACGAAAAAAGTATATAATAGCCTGAATCAACCCTCCTTTGATATGATTTGTCCCTTGCTTGATGGTTGATTTGTTAGGCAAAAACTCAACAACCAATGCAAGGAAAAACACAAAAGATAGAGCTAAAATGTACATGCCAAGACTTTGGTTAGGCCACCCAGGGAAAAGTATTATAGCATCTTTTCCCCAATAGAGATTCATGTGCATTTTCATGTCCTCCTTCATCATATGAATCATCTTCATTGGTTCAGTGGGAGTGAGAGATAGTAGCTTGAGGGTTACTAGTTAGGTTTTCTTGCTGGATTTAACCTATTAACTGTGATAATAACTATTATAAAGAACCAGTTCTAGGAGATTGATGATATGAAAAATCATAAAAGGGATTtgtatttatttgataattaataaaattataactttGCTTGTgagcaaaaaaaatattaatttaagaaTTCAATTAGCTGGAATGCcaattcttcaaaaatattgatttatttactGATAAATGTTGTAAACTTGTAGTCACCCAATTTTTCCTTTTAACCTATGGTGTTACTGAAaaggtatatttttttttggttacaactgAAAAGGTAATTTAATTTGAtagatttcttatttttttttaaattataaaccaAGCTgctaatctttttttatttatttatttttttttattttttttatatacaggGAATGTATTTTTGATGAAATAGATAGGGAATGTAtgcctttttttaatatataagatgGAATGGAACGAATGCAAATAATGTTGCGTAAAATAAAATGCCACAtcataaatgttaaaaaaatatttttgtggaAACAATAATTGCCACatcataaatgataaaaaaaaactttttttttgttagccCTATGGTTTCCGGCGAAAAGAAAATTCGAAATTTGGTCGCGAGGTCAGTAAAATCTAACAAAGAATTATTCTACTCATGAATCAAACTCGAATTCTCTCCCGAACGATTCGTCCTTTGGTGGAGCTCATTGACAACATGAGTTAAATTGCTTGGTTGTTAGAAAAACATTTTTGTGGAAACAATAAAGATGATATCATAATTAAATGATTGAACTAAAATGATTAATAAACTCTTTATAAAATGAATCGTTCGGAAAAATTCGAGTTTGATTCTTAAAAAACAACTCTTAATTAGATTTTACTTATCGGAAAACAACTCTTAATAAACTCTTAATATACAACGTTAATTGCTAGCTCGCCTTGTCGGTATGGTAATCATCTTAAGGTATACCCTAGTTGGCACAGGTTCGAGTCCTAGCAAACAGGGTTGTGTTTGGATTGAAATGATCAATAAATATGAGGTATTATAAAATACCTCTCTTTTTTGTTGCAGAGATTCCATTACTTATATTTTTGACATGAGATTCCAGTGTTAGAACTTTAGAAGGGATGCCAcaatatcattcatttttatatgttattttcacTACAACTTACATCTTGATTTTACCTTTCCTTTTTCCATTctttaatctttttaatttagtttatttttgttttagatttgaattaatttgaattgtgggttttaattaattttttttaaaatttatctgCTTTGTTAGAAAAGTACCCTctcatcaaatttatttatactCCAACGAAATCGATACACCTATATATAAAGTGCTTGTAGAGGAAGTCTTCCATGAAGAAAACATGTATTTAGGAACACCATTTAAGCacacaaaaaaatacatttcatttaattgtttaattattttttcttcctacttttttctttaaattggTGCTTGTGTGTCCAAATAgagtttttaaatatttgtgaCCAATGAAGTATTTTTCGTGTTAGTATGCCGCTCATTTGTACTATGCATGggttgaatttttattattatttatgtcTTGTGTGTCTATGTTTAAACCCAAA harbors:
- the LOC25491540 gene encoding copper transporter 1 yields the protein MKMIHMMKEDMKMHMNLYWGKDAIILFPGWPNQSLGMYILALSFVFFLALVVEFLPNKSTIKQGTNHIKGGLIQAIIYFFRISFLYLVMLAVMSFNIGIFIAAVVGHTIGFFLVKSHDIFAANKEQNRESAMTIDDI
- the LOC120580160 gene encoding peptidyl-prolyl cis-trans isomerase PASTICCINO1 isoform X1; protein product: MATVNEDDEQEFAPQKKKPLSEDEKRKKKIVVGSLMKALIRPGGGDSGPSNSDQVLEANPAHVKGLYGRGMVYMGNGDFEEARADFKMEVEKKARKQFKGLFGKLKLQKLKLIMMKIKSQVKS